In Scatophagus argus isolate fScaArg1 chromosome 3, fScaArg1.pri, whole genome shotgun sequence, one genomic interval encodes:
- the arfrp1 gene encoding ADP-ribosylation factor-related protein 1 has translation MRVLFTFLSTMYTLLSGLYKYMFQKDEYCILILGLDNAGKTTFLEQTKTKFSKNYKGMNLSKITTTVGLNIGTIDVGKARLMFWDLGGQEELQSLWDKYYAESHGVIYVIDSTDEERLSESKEAFEKMISSEALEGVPLLVLANKQDVPNCLTVPDIKTAFSDSAPKIGRRDCLVQPCTALTGDGVNEGIEWMVKCVVRNIHRPPRQKDIT, from the exons ATGCGTGTGTTGTTTACGTTTCTTTCCACGATGTACACTTTGTTATCTGGATTATATAAGTACATGTTCCAAAAGGACGAATATTGCATTTTGATCCTGGGACTGGACAACGCTGGGAAAACG ACCTTTCTggaacaaaccaaaacaaaattcagTAAGAACTATAAGGGGATGAATTTATCAAAGATCACAACCACGGTTGGCCTGAACA TCGGTACCATCGATGTGGGCAAGGCTCGTCTAATGTTCTGGGATCTGGGAGGTCAGGAGGAGCTCCAGTCTCTGTGGGACAAA taTTATGCTGAGTCCCACGGAGTCATCTATGTGATCGATTCAACTGATGAAGAGCGGTTGTCAGAATCAAAGGAGGCCTTTG AGAAAATGATCAGCAGTGAGGCGTTAGAAGGCGTCCCTCTCCTTGTGCTGGCCAACAAGCAGGATGTTCCG AACTGTTTGACAGTGCCGGACATTAAAACAGCCTTCAGTGACTCAGCCCCAAAGATCGGCAGGAGAGATTGTTTAGTCCAGCCGTGTACTGCCCTCACAGG GGATGGAGTGAACGAGGGCATTGAGTGGATGGTGAAGTGTGTGGTCAGAAACATTCACAGGCCACCCAGACAGAAGGACATCACATAA